The following proteins come from a genomic window of Montipora foliosa isolate CH-2021 chromosome 2, ASM3666993v2, whole genome shotgun sequence:
- the LOC137985521 gene encoding ubiquitin-related modifier 1-like, giving the protein MADGLKISVHFSGGAELLFNKVKKHEVVLPKNENPWNIKRLLVWIKDNLLKERPELFVQGDSVRPGILVLINEADWELMGELEYEIQENDTIVFISTLHGG; this is encoded by the exons atggcggatggtTTGAAAATATCCGTCCATTTTAG CGGTGGAGCAGAACTTTTGTTCAACAAAGTAAAGAAACACGAAGTTGTCTTACCAAAGAACGAGAATCCAT GGAACATTAAAAGATTATTAGTGTGGATCAAAGACAACTTGCTAAAAGAAAGACCAGAACTCTTTGTACAAGGGGACTCAGT ACGACCAGGAATCCTGGTTTTGATAAATGAGGCAGACTGGGAGCTTATG GGTGAATTAGAATATGAAATACAAGAAAATGATACCATTGTGTTTATTTCAACTCTTCATGGAGGGTAG
- the LOC137991069 gene encoding uncharacterized protein, translating into MEIEINRMNRTIKGMERKIKTTRWIIEECKRQELAEKREQILLDRRSRLMGKVAQTEDELQEALEHRKITMADIIKTGLRKVALEKVVQALQNKINFFWNDLGSDPNALKTWRENLRPIRSQNDMHKAVPKPPLFPILDFEEDEIIWQAEKWSSEELQDDNVVWQSQENVTEIATYL; encoded by the exons atggaaataGAAATCAATCGAATGAATCGGACTATCAAAGGAATGGAGAGAAAGATCAAAACAACAAG GTGGATCATAGAAGAATGCAAGCGACAGGAATTAGCAGAAAAACGCGAACAAATTTTACTGGATAGAAGAAGTCGTCTGATGGGAAAAGTAGCACAGACTGAAGACGAGCTTCAAGAAGCCTTAGAACATCGCAAAATAACAATGGCTGATATCAT TAAAACCGGTCTGCGAAAAGTTGCCTTAGAGAAGGTCGTCCAAGCTTTGCAGAATAAAATAAACTTCTTCTGGAATGATCTGGGAAGTGATCCAAATGCTTTGAAAACCTGGCGGGAAAATCTGCGACCAATTCGCTCACAAAATGATATGCACAAAGCAGTGCCCAAGCCTCCTCTTTTTCCAATTCTGGACTTTGAGGAAGACGAGATCATTTGGCAAGCTGAGAAATGGAGCTCAGAAGAATTACAAGATGACAATGTTGTTTGGCAGAGCCAAGAAAATGTTACCGAGATAGCCACTTATCTTTGA
- the LOC137985550 gene encoding uncharacterized protein, with protein sequence MAGAKLVLLISHLLSLSFFCFLKSEEVAKYNDLDEFQKWFEDNGGRCRCKFVETRGKLLTAISEQRIGEMESILMVPQSLVVNVTVIESSTIGPTLEQFSLLDYQIMKTEDHDQQHALHLMQMAVFVLYSTHTRNEKWLPYFKVILKKECDALWIWSENELRELQDEKLAKSAMKWKEMISFLAANITPKLNNIGMFTGKELDSDTMVNTVCAVQKHSVNVTGDSGHPVRTLVPGLAMFTYQPNAVGFWWIKGGALRYRYVNSTVEKGDTIHIDMNPKGDSVQTLFEYGVFQPTGSKFFSLLPEQKSRMRRRLVGMLKLRRRIKYSDRFTFKAAGLPHFRVQALSEENVNELVRVASNAEKLSELKKIFNSPSLHTRGNAFYSCKDEVVALNLLSLHLRDEMSGRSTGMPQDEDILSQKISKRQRIAVEFRLKYKKLVTNYLDITSARVIETKRECLSRKRDEL encoded by the exons ATGGCGGGAGCAAAATTAGTTTTATTAATCAGTCACCTTTTGtctttaagtttcttttgttttcttaaaagtGAAGAAGTAGCCAAGTACAACGACTTGGATGAGTTCCAAAAATGGTTTGAAGATAACGGTGGAAGGTGTCGGTGCAAATTCGTGGAGACGAGAGGAAAATTGTTAACCGCCATATCTGAACAAAGGATTGGAGAAATGGAATCAATTCTGATGGTTCCGCAGTCATTAGTCGTAAACGTTACTGTCATTGAAAG CTCAACCATAGGACCGACTCTTGAGCAGTTCTCTCTCCTTGATTACCAGATCATGAAAACAGAAGATCACGATCAACAGCACGCGTTGCACTTGATGCAAATGGCTGTCTTTGTTCTCTACTCCACTCACACCAGAAATGAGAAATGGCTTCCGTACTTCAAGGTTATTCTCAAAAAGGAATGTGATGCACTTTGGATATGGAGTGAAAATGAACTGAGAGAACTGCAAGATGAAAAATTGGCAAAGAGCGCTATGAAGTGGAAGGAAATGATCTCCTTTCTTGCTGCTAACATCACACCTAAACTGAACAATATTGGTATGTTCACTGGCAAAGAACTTGATTCAGATACCATG GTGAATACAGTCTGTGCAGTTCAGAAACACAGTGTTAATGTCACCGGTGATTCAGGGCACCCTGTCAGGACCCTAGTGCCG GGCCTTGCCATGTTCACGTACCAGCCTAATGCTGTCGGATTCTGGTGGATTAAGGGAGGTGCATTGCGGTACAGATATGTGAACAGCACTGTGGAAAAAGGAGACACAATACACATTGATATGAATCCAAAAGGGGATAGTGTTCAGACATTATTTGAGTATGGTGTGTTTCAACCAACAGGAAGCAAGTTCTTTTCCCTTTTGCCAGAGCAGAAGAGTAGAATGCGAAGAAGACTTGTGGGAATGCTCAAACTCAGAAGGAGAATCAAATATAGCGACAGGTTCACCTTCAAAGCTGCTGGTCTTCCACATTTTAGAGTACAGGCTCTTTCGGAGGAAAATGTAAATGAATTGGTCCGAGTGGCAAGCAATGCTGAAAAATTATCAGAACTAAAGAAGATATTCAATAGTCCATCACTTCACACACGAGGCAATGCTTTCTACTCTTGTAAAGATGAAGTTGTTGCATTAAATTTGCTGTCATTACATCTGCGAGATGAGATGTCGGGCAGGAGCACTGGAATGCCGCAAGATGAAGATATCTTGTCGCAAAAGATCTCTAAAAGGCAACGAATTGCAGTGGAGTTTAGACTGAAATACAAGAAACTTGTTACAAATTATTTGGATATAACCAGTGCACGAGTTATAGAGACAAAAAGGGAATGTTTGTCAAGAAAAAGGGATGAACTTTAA